In the Streptomyces sp. WMMC940 genome, GCGCCCGTGGACGGCACCCGCCGATCCCCTCCGGCCGCCTCCGCGTCCGGGTCGCCCCTGGCTCGGGCCGCGTCGGCCGGGGTTCGCCCCGTCGCGGCGACCGGCGCGGCGACCCGCGGACGCGCCTGATCAACCGAGTAGGCCCACCGCGAGGTCGATCCGGCGCCTTGCGACCCTTCCCCTCGGCCCGCGGGGCCGGGGGCCGTGCACCGGGCGTCGTTCCCCGACGGGTGAACCCTGCCCGGGGCGGCACTAGTTCACGAGGCCCGACGGGCGGTCCACCTCCGACGGAGTGGCGGCGGGGAGCTCGCCCACGGGGCGGCGCCAGCCGTGCTCGCCGCGGGCCAGCAGCCAGGCCGTGGTCTCCTGCGGCGGCATGGCCGCCGCGACCAGCCAGCCCTGCACCGCGTCGCAGCCCAGGTCGCGCAGCCGCTCCCAGGTCTCGTCGTCCTCGACGCCCTCGGCGACCACGAGCAGTCCGAGGGAGTGGGCGAGGTCGACGGTGCAGCGGACGATCTCCGCGTCCTCCGCGTCGAACGCCAGCCGGGCGACGAACGACCGGTCGATCTTGAGCTCGCTCACGGGCAGCCGGCGCAGATGGACCAGGGAGGAGTAGCCCGTGCCGAAGTCGTCCAGCGACATCTTCACCCCGTGGCCCGTGAGCGCCGCGAGGGTGTCCCCGGCCCGCTGCGGGTCCTCGAGCAGCACATGCTCGGTGATCTCCAGCTGCAGCGCGCCCGCCGGGACGCCGTGCCGGGCGAGCCGGGCCGCGACGGAGCCGGCGAAGCCCGGTGTGTGGACGTCGCGCGGCGACACATTGACGGCGACCGGCACATCGAGGCCCTGGGAACGCCACTCGGCGACCTGGCCCAGCGCGGACTCCAGCACGTACTCGGTCAGATGGGGCATCAGCCCCGACGACTCCGCGATGGCGATGAACTCGTCGGGAGGGACCCGTCCGCGGTCCGGATGCACCCAGCGCACCAGCGCCTCCAGCCCCGCGACATGCCCGTCGAAGCGCACCTTCGGCTGGTAGTGGAGCTCCACCTCGCCCGCGTCCAGCGCCCGGCGCAGATCGCCGAGCAGCCCGAGCCGGTCCGGGGTGTTCGAGTCGCGCTTGGACTCGTACACCTCGACGCCGGTTCGGTCGCGCTTCGCCTGGTACATGGCCACGTCCGCGCGCCGGAGCAGCCCTTCGGCGTCCAGGGCGTGGTCGGGGAAGACGGCGAGGCCGGCACTGGCCTCCAGGACCAGAGTGAGCCCGTCGAGGTCGAGGGGCGAGGACAGCTGGCCCACGAGGTGGCGGGCGACCCGCTGGGCGCTGGTGGTGGAGTCGGTCGTGGGCAGCAGCACGGCGAACTCGTCGCCGCCCAGCCGCGCGGCCTCCGCTCCGCGCGGCAGTGCGAGCTTCAGCCGCTCGGCGATCTGGAGCAGCAGTCGGTCGCCCGCGAGGTGACCGAGTGTGTCGTTGACCGAGCGGAACCGGTCGAGGTCGATCAGGACGAGGGCCGAGCGCGCTCCGACCCCCTCGGCCTCCTCCAGCGCGGTCCAGGTGCGCTCCAGCAGCCACTGGCGGTTGGGGAGTTTGGTGAGTGGGTCGCGCAGTTGCTCCTCGGCGCGGGCGCGGGCGATCCACAGCGTGGAGTCGAGCGCGATCAGCGGCACGGCGAACAGCGGCAGCACGATGGGCAGGGCCGTCGCGACGACGCAGATCAGCGGGGCGATGCCGAGCAGGGCGACCGCGACGAGCCCCTGCCGCAGCAGGGCGGTCCGGGCGACCGTGGGCAGTCCGCTGCTCTGGGGTGCCAGGGCGTACCAGAGCAGCACCCTGGTGGCGGCGAGGTACGCGGCCGCGGCGAGCACCACTTCGGGGATCGCGTCCGGTCCCCATTGCAGGGGCTGCCAGGGGTGTTCGACGGTGGGTGTCTCACCGAACGCGGCGAGGACGAGCGCGGCCGCGCCGATGCCCAGGATGTCCACCGCGCCGTGCAGGACGCCCTGCCGCCAGCGGTGCCGCCGCGCGGCACCGACCAGCGCCACCACGGCGAGGCTGACCATGCCGGCCGGCACCCAGCCGTACAGCAGCAGCACCGCGAGGGTCAGGGCGGCACCGGAGCCGGTGCCGCCCCACCAGCGGTCGCGCCCGAGGGCGACCAGGTGACCGACGATGATGCCGGTCAGCACGGCGAGGGACCAGCCCTCGGTGCCTCCGGGGAAGAGCCCGTGCCCTTCCCTCAGAGCGCCGAAGAGCCCGGTCGCCAGGGTGAGTAAGGCGATTCCGGCGACGACGAACGGCAGCGTCGACGCGATGCCCGCGACGAACGCGAGTCCCGCGAAACCACGCGGCCGTGAGACCGGGGCGGCGCTCTCGGTCGGTTTCATTCCCGTCCCTCTCACAGCCGGCGGTGCCGATGCCACGTGATGGCTTCCGTGTCGTGCGACCACGGCCGGAACCTCACCACGCGGCCGTGCACGACAGACGCATGCCTCAACAGTAGGCCGCCGGGGGCTCTGACGGGCAGCGCTCTACAGCTCTTGCCCGAATGCGACCCGGCCACCCTTATCCATCTGATATGCGCCGAACGAGTGATCCTGGCGGGGAGTTGGTCCGCACAGCCGTACTATTCCTCGACCGGTGCGGCCACCTCGCGGGCTGCTTCCGGCCCCTGCTCGAGAAGGACCGCGAAGCCGTCCTCGTCCAGTACGGGCACCTTCAGCTGCATGGCCTTGTCGTACTTCGATCCGGGGTTGTCACCCACAACAACAAACGAGGTCTTCTTCGAAACGGAACCCGTCACTTTCGCTCCACGACTCTGGAGCGCATCCTTTGCGCCATCTCTCGTGTGGTTCTCGAGCGTTCCGGTGACGACGACCGTGAGGCCCTCGAGCGGACGCGGCCCCTCGTCCTCGCCGGAGCCCTCCTCCTCCATCCGGACGCCCGCGGCACGCCATTTGCGGAGGATCTCACGGTGCCACTCCTCCTCGAACCACTGCTTCACCGAGGCGGCGATGGTCGGCCCGACGCCCTCGACGGCCGCGAGCTCCTCCTGTGACGCCTGCTCGATCCGCTCGATCGAACGGAACTCACGGGCCAGCTCCTCGGCGGCCACGGGGCCCACATGGCGGATGGAGAGACCGGTGAGGATGCGGGCCAGCGGGCGCTCCTTGGCGGCCGCGATGTTCTCCAGCATGGCCAGCGTGTTCTTCTTCGGCTCGCCCTGCTGATTGGCGAAGACCGTGACGATCTTCTCCTCGCCGGTCTTCGGGTCGCGCTTGGGCAGTCCGCTGTCCTGGTCCAGCACATACGCCTTGATGGGCAGCAGCTGTTCGACCGTCAGGTCGAACAGGTCGCCCTCGTCGGCCAGCGGCGGCTCGGCGGGCTCCAGCGGCTTCGTCAGGGCCGCGGCTGCCACATATCCGAACGCCTCGACGTCCAGCGACTTGCGGCCGGCGAGATAGAACAGTCGTTCGCGCAATTGGGCCGGGCAGCTACGGGCGTTGGGGCAGCGCAGATCGACGTCGCCCTCCTTCATCGGCCGCAGGGGCGTGCCGCACTCCGGGCACTCGGACGGCATCACGAACTCCCGCTCGGTGCCGTCCCGCAGGTCGGCGACCGGGCCGAGGATCTCCGGGATGACGTCGCCCGCCTTGCGCAGCACGACGGTGTCGCCGATCAGGACCCCCTTGGCCTTCACCACGTCCTGGTTGTGCAGCGTCGCGAACTCCACCTCGGAGCCCGCGACCGTCACCGGCTCCACCTGGGCGTACGGGGTGACCCGGCCGGTTCGGCCCACACCGACGCGGATGTCGACCAGCTTGGTGTTGACCTCCTCCGGCGGGTACTTCCAGGCGATCGCCCAGCGGGGGGCCCGCGACGTCGAGCCCAGCCGGCCCTGGAGCGGGATCTCGTCCAGCTTGACGACCACTCCGTCGATCTCGTGCTCCACGGAGTGGCGGTGCTCGCCGTAGTACGTGATGAACTCCCGGACCTCTTCGAGGGAGCCCACCACCTTGTAGTGCCGGGCGGTCGGCAGGCCCCACTCGTGCAGCAGTTCGTACGCCTCCGAGAGCCGGCCGATCTCCAGGCCCTCGCGCGCGCCGATGCCGTGCACCACCATGTGGAGCGGCAGGGTCGCCGTGACCTTGGGGTCCTTCTGCCGCAGCGAACCCGACGCCGAGTTGCGGGGGTTGGCGTAGGGCTGCTCACCGGCCGCGACCCGGCGGGCGTTGAGCTCCTCGAAGGCCTCCATCGGGAAGTAGACCTCGCCCCGGATCTCCACCAGATCGGGTACGCGATCGCCCTTCAGACGGACCGGAACGTCCCCGATCGTCCGGACGTTGGGGGTGATGTCCTCGCCGGTGCGGCCGTCGCCCCGGGTCGCGGCCCGGACCAGCCGGCCCTTCTCGTAGGTCAGGTTGACGGCCAGGCCGTCGACCTTGAGCTCGCACAGGAAGTGGTACGCGGAGGTGCCGACCTCCTTGGCGACCCGGTCCGCCCACGCGGCGAGCTCCGCCTCGTCGAAGGCGTTGTCGAGGGAGAGCATCCGCTCACGGTGCTCGACCGCCGTGAACTCCGTCTCGTACGCCACCGAGACCTTCTGGGTCGGCGAGTCGGGCGTACGCAGCTCCGGGTACTGCTCCTCCAGCCCCTCCAAGGACCGCATCAGCCGGTCGAACTCGGCGTCGCTGACGACCGGCTGGTCCTTCACGTAGTACCGGAAGCGGTGCTCCTCGATCTGCTCGGCCAGCCGGGCATGCTCGTCCCGCGCCTCCGCCGGCACCGGCCCCTGCTGTTCGACAGCCACCGTCACGTCCTCCCGTTACCTCAGCCCTCAGTCCATCACTCAGGGTTGTCCGCGAGCGATCTCGCCGCCCGGACGCTGTGCGCCAGAGCGGCACGGGCGTAGCCGGGCGAAGCGCCCGCGAGCCCGCACGACGGGGTGACCACGACGGACTCGGCGAGAGTCCCCGGATTCAGCCCCAGCCTGCGCCACAGCGTCCTGACACCCATGACGCTACCGGCAGGGTCGGACAATGGGCCGTCGGTGGAGGGCACGACTCCCGCGAAGAGCTTCGTGCCGCCCTCGGCGGCCTCTCCGATCGACTCCTCGTCACGTTCGGTGAGCAACGCGAAATCGAACGAGATCCCGGCCGCTCCGGCCCGGCGCAGCAGGGCGAACGGCACCTCCGGAGCACAGGAGTGCACGACCACCGGCACACCGGCCGCGCCGACGACCTCCCGCAGCGTGCTCTCGGCGAGCTGCCGGTCCACGGCGCGGTGGGTCCGGTACCCGCTGGCGGTCTTCACCAGGCCGCGCAGCACGGCCGTGAGGGACGGCTCGTCGAGCTGCAGCACCGGACGGGCGCCCGGCACCCGGCGCCGCACCTCGGCGAGATGACCACGGAGGCCTTCGGCGAGCGAGTCCGCGAGATCCCGACAGGCGCCGGGGTCGGCGAGGGCCGCCTCGCCGTTCCTGAGCTCCAGGGCGGCCGCGAGCGTCCAGGGTCCGACGGCCTGGACCTTGAGCGGGCCCTCGTAGCCCTGGGTGAACTCCTCCAGCGCGTCCAGGTCCTCACCGAGCCACGACCTGGCCCGCCGGGTGTCCCGGCCCGGCCGGTCGCTCATCCGCCAGCCGCTCGGCTCCACGTGCGCGTACAGCTCCGCGAGGAGTCCCGCGGTCCGGCCGATCATGTCGGCGCCGGGACCGCGGGCGGGCAGTTCGGGCAGATGGGGAAAGTCCTCGAAGGAACCGGTCACGGTCTTCGCGGCCTCGCGCGCGTCCCCGCCGGGCAGGGAACCGACCCCGGTGGCGGGGCCCCACACCACGTCGCTCATCGCCCCGGCCGGACGGTGAGGTCGTGGATGTCCGCGTCGCGCGGGAGGTCGAGGGCGGTGAGGATCGTCGTCGCGACCGACTCGGGGTCGATCCACCGCGACGGGTCGTACTCCTTGCCCTCCTGCCGGTGCACCTTCGCCTGCATGGGGCTGGCGGTACGGCCGGGGTACACCGACGTGACCCGGACGCCGTGCTCCCGCTCCTCGTGGCGCAGGGCGTCGGCCAGCGCCTTGAGTCCGTGCTTGGAGGCGGCGTAGGCGGCCCACTCGGCGTGGGCGTTGAGCCCGGCACCCGAGTTGACGAAGATCACCTTGCCCCGGGAGACGCGCAGTTGGGGCAGCAGCAGCCGGGTGAGCTCCGCCGGGCTGACCAGGTTCACGTTGAGCTGGGACTGCCAGGTCTTCGGCGTGAGTTCGGCGACCCGGCCGAGGTCCACGACGCCCGCGATGTGCAGCAGCGAGTCGACGCGCTCGGGCAGCGCCTGGTGCGAGAAGGCCCAGGACAGCCGGTCGGGCGTGGCGAGGTCGCCGACGAGGGTGCGGGAGCCGGGGTAGGCCCGGACCAGTTCCCGGGCGCGACCGGCGTCCCGGGCCAGCAGCACGAGGTCGTCGCCGCGCTCGTGCAGCCGGCGCGCGACGGCCGCGCCGATGCCGGAGCCCGCTCCGGTGATCAGATGTGTAGCCATACCGGCAATGCTCGCATCACCGCACCCCCGCGCCTTCCTCGAGGTAGGCGAGGGCGCCGACCGCGTCCTCGGCGAAGAAGACCAGGTCGGTGAGGGGCACCGGGAGGAAGCCCTCGTCGTCCATGCGCTGGAACTGCTGCTTCAGCCCGTCGTAGAACCCCGCCGTGTTGAGCAGCACCACCGGCTTCGCCGTGTGGCCGTGCTTCTTCAGCTCCAGGATCTCCGTGGCCTCGTCCAGCGTGCCCGTGCCGCCCACCATGATCACCACCGCGTCGGACTTGGCCAGGAGCAGCGCCTTGCGCTCGGCGAGGTCCCGCGCCACGAGCATCTCGTCGGCGACCGGCCTGGCCTTGTCCTGGAGGAACTCCACCGAGACCCCGACCAGGCGGCCGCCGGCCTTGTGCACCCCGTCCGCGACGACCTTCATCAGACCGACGTCGGAGCCGCCCCAGACGAGCGTGTGCCCGCCCTTGCCGAGCAACTCGGCGAACTCGCGGGCGGGGCCGGTGTAGCGGTCGTCGAGGTCGGCGGCGGAGAGGAAGACGCAGATGTCCATGGGGTCACGGTACGGGCCGCCGCCGACACCCGGCCCGCGCGGTCGGCGGCCGGGAGGAAACGGCCGGGAACCGCCCTCGTACGACGAGGGAACCGGGGGCACCCGGCCCGGGGGTGCTTCGCCGGCGCGGTGCGCGCGCATCCGCTGCCCGGCCCTTCCGGCGCCGGCGGCCCGGTGCGCCGGAATGGCCTCAGGCCGTGACCGGGCTCTGCCGGCGCGTCGTCGAGGCGATCGTCGCCGACCCGACCACGCGCGTGCCGTCGTACAGCACGATCGCCTGGCCGGGGGCGACCCCGCGCACGGGTTCCGTGAACGCCACCCGCAGCTCGCCGTCCACCAGCTCCGCCGAGACCTCCGTCTCGCCGCCGTGGGCGCGCAGCTGCGCCGTGTACGTGCCGGGGCCGTTGGGCGCCGTGCCGCACCAGCGGGGCTTGACCGCGGTGAGCGCGGAGACCTCCAGCGCCTCGGCCGGGCCGACGGTGACCGTGTTGCTCACCGGCGAGATGTCCAGGACGTAGCGCGGCTTGCCGTCGGGCGCGGGGTGGCCGATGCGCAGGCCCTTGCGCTGGCCGATGGTGAAGCCGTAGGCGCCGTCGTGGGTGCCCAGCTTGGTGCCGGACTCGTCGACGATGTCGCCCTCCGCCCGGCCGAGCCGCCCGGCGAGGAAGCCCTGGGTGTCGCCGTCGGCGATGAAGCAGATGTCGTGGCTGTCGGGCTTCCTGGCCACGGCCAGTCCGCGCCGCTCGGCCTCCGCGCGGATCTCGTCCTTGGTGGTGAGTGTGTCGCCCAGCGGGAACATCGCGTGGGCGAGTTGCCGCTCGTCGAGCACGCCGAGCACATAGGACTGGTCCTTGGCCATGTCGCCGGCGCGGTGCAGTTCGCGGCCGCCGTCCTCACGCACGACCACGGTCGCGTAGTGGCCCGTGCACACGGCGTCGAATCCCAGGGCGAGCGCCTTGTCGAGCAGGGCCGCGAACTTGATCTTCTCGTTGCAGCGCAGGCAGGGGTTGGGGGTGCGGCCCGCCTCGTACTCCGCGACGAAGTCCTCGACCACGTCCTCGCGGAACCGCTCGGCGAGGTCCCAGACGTAGAAGGGGATGCCGATGACGTCCGCGGCGCGGCGGGCGTCGCGGGAGTCCTCGATGGTGCAGCAGCCGCGCGCGCCGGTGCGGAACGACTGCGGGTTCGCCGAGAGCGCCAGATGCACTCCGGTCACGTCGTGGCCCGCTTCGGCGGCACGTGCGGCGGCGACGGCGGAGTCCACGCCGCCGGACATGGCGGCGAGGACGCGGAGGGGACGCTGGCGTGTCTCAGTCATAGCCCTACCAGGGTACGGGGCGCCGGGAACCGAATGCCCGGGAGTGGACGTTCGTGAGGTGATCGGGTGCGAAGAGGGGTGGCATGGGCGGCAGGAAGGCACAGCGCGGCGTCGGCAGACGGGCCGTGCTGATCGGTGGCGGGGCGGCGCTGGTCGGGGCGGGCGTGGTGGCCCAGGACGAGCTGAGGCGGCTGTGGTGGCGGCTGCCCGGCATGGAGAAGAAGCGGGTGGAGGGGGAGCTGGACCACGCGGGCGCGGTGTGGACGGCGGCCTCCCGGGCGAACTGGCGCCGGGCCGACCGGCCGGACGACTACACGATCGACCGGGTCGTGATCCATGTCGTCCAGGGCAGCTACCGGACGGCCCTGAGGGTGTTCAAGGACCCGGGACACGGCGCCGCCGCGCACTACGTGGTGGGCAAGGACGGGCGGGTCGCGCAGATGATCCGCGAGCTCGACGTCGCCTTCCACGCGGGCAACCGGGACGTGAACGAGCGGAGCATAGGCATCGAGCACGAGGGCTTCGTCGACCGCCCCGAGGACTTCACGGACGCGATGTACGCCTCGTCGGCGCGGCTGACGGCCGGCATCTGCGCGCGGTACGGGATCCCCGTGGACCGGGAGCACGTCATCGGCCACGTCGAGGTGCCGGGGACCGACCACACGGACCCCGGCCCGCACTGGGACTGGGACCGGTACCTGCCGATGGTGCGGCAGGCGCTGGCCGCCCGGCCGTCGCCGGGTGCGACGGCGGCTGGTACCGCGTCCGGCGAGGTTTGAAGGGGTCTCCCCCGGCCCTCCGGGCCGAGGGGAAGGATCGCAAGGCGCCGGAACGAACTCCTACAGTAGTGGGCCTGTTCGGTCGATCCGGCAACACCGCGAGTCGCCGTGCCGGGCGTCGCGACGGGACGCCACGTCGCCTGACGCGGCTCTAGCTGAGCCCCGCCGTGCGGGCCCGCTCCACGGCTGGTCCGATCGCCTTGGCGACGGCTTCGACGTCCTCCGCCGTGGAGGTGTGGCCGAGGCTGAAGCGGAGCGTGCCGCGGGCCAGGGCCGGATCGGTGCCGGTGGCGAGGAGGACGTGGCTGGGCTGGGCGACGCCCGCCGTGCAGGCCGAGCCGGTGGAGCACTCGATGCCCTGGGCGTCCAGGAGCAGCAGCAGCGAGTCGCCCTCGCAGCCGGGGAACGTGAAGTGGGCGTTGGCCGGGAGCCGGTCGGCCGGGTCGCCGCCGAGGATCGCGTCGGGCACGGCGTCGAGGACGGCGCCGACGAGCCGGTCGCGCAGGGCGCCGATCTCGCGGGCGAAGTCCTCGCGGCGCTCGGCGGCGAGCCGGCCGGCCGCGGCGAAGGCGGCGACGGCGGGGACGTCCAGCGTCCCGGAGCGCACATGGCGTTCCTGGCCGCCGCCGTGCAGCACGGGCACGGGCGTGTGCTCGCGGCCCAGCAGCAGCGCGCCGACGCCGTAGGGGCCGCCGATCTTGTGGCCGCTGACGGTCATCGCGGCCAGGCCGGAGGCGGCGAAGTCGACGTCGAGCTGCCCGACGGCCTGCACCGCGTCGGAGTGCAGCGGTACCCCGAACTCGGCGGCGGCGTCGGCGAGTTCGCGGATCGGCATGACGGTGCCGATCTCGTTGTTGGCCCACATGACGGTGGCGAGGGCCACGTCCGAGGGGTCGCGTTCGAGGGCCTCCCGGAACGCCTCCGGGTGCACCCGGCCGTGGCTGTCGACGGGGAGGTACTCGACGTTCGCGCCCTCGTGCTCGGCGAGCCAGTGCACGGCGTCGAGGACGGCGTGGTGCTCGACCGGGCTGGCGAGTACGCGGGTGCGGCGCGGGTCGGCGGCGCGGCGGGCCCAGTAGAGGCCCTTGACGGCCAGGTTGTCCGCCTCGGTGCCGCCGGAGGTGAGGACGACCTCGCTGGGGCGCGCCCCGAGCGCCTCCGCGAGGGTCTCGCGGGCCTCCTCGACGGTACGGCGGGCCCTGCGGCCCGCTGCGTGCAACGACGAGGCGTTGCCGGTGACGGCGAGCTGGGCGGTCATCGCCTCGATCGCCTCCGGAAGCATCGGAGTGGTCGCGGCGTGGTCGAGGTAAGCCATGGTGGACACGATTCTACGAGCCGCCCGGAGCCCGGCTTCCGCCCCGGGGGCCCGGACGGGTCAGCCGACCGGACTCCAGACGACGCCGCCGTTGCCCACGACGAGCGCGGCGAGGACGACGAGGTCTGCGATGCCGAGCGCCAGGCCCAGCAGTGCCCGTCCGCGCCGTGCGGTTCCGCGCCGCAGCGCGAGGCCGGAGAGGACGACGGCGACGGGGCCGAGCACGATGTTCATCACGAGCAGCCCGACCAGTCCGAGGACGAACGACGCGACGGCCATGCCGTCGGCATCGCGCGTACCGGTGAACCGGCGGGCGGGTGCGGTCAGTTCCACGATGTCCCTCCTCGGGTCAGCGGGCGGCCCGGCGCGCGTGGCGCTCACGCACGGCGAACACGAGCAGCCATACGCCGATGACGGCGGCGGCCGCGGTGGTCACGGGCAGCGGGATGTGGGCCACGGCACCCAGGAGGACGCCCAGTAAGGCGACCGCGGCGACGAGGGCGATCATCTTCCTCGACCTTCCTTTCGCAGATGGACTCGGAGCCGGTCCGGAGAACGGCCCGCGGCGCGGGCACAGAACTCGGAGTACGATTGTTTACTGACTACCCAGTCTAGGCTTTCGCATACCAGAGAACAGCTGTTTACTGAATGGTATGAGTCACACCGTCGGCGTCCGCCAGGCCCAGAAGTTGAAGACCCGTCAGGCACTGCTGGACGCCGCGTTGCGGCTGCTGGAGCACCAGAGCCTGAGCAGTCTCGGACTGCGCGAGCTGACACGGGCGGTGGGCGTGGCGCCGACGGCGTTCTACCGGCACTTCGCGGATGTGGCGGAGCTCGGTGTGGCCCTGGTCGAGGAGACGCTGGGCAGTCTGCACGGGCTGATCGGGGCGATCCTCGCGGAGACCGGCGACGCCGAGGTGCGGATCGCCCGGACCGTGGACCTCATCGCCCGTCACGTCCGGGAGCAGCCGGCCCACTTCCGCTTCATCGCGCGCGAGCGGCACGGCGGCGTCGGGCCGGTCCGCGCCGCGATCGCCGCCCAACTCGACGCCTTCACCGAGGAGGTGGCGGCGGCGCTCGGGCGCGAGCCGGTGTCGGCGGGCTGGAGCGAGGAGGATCTGCACATGCTGGCGGGCGTGTACGTGGAGCACATGGTGATGACGGCCTCGGCCTTCCTCACGGCCCAGGAGACCGACGGGTCCGGCGCCCCCGAGGGGCCGGGCGAGGTACAGGTCGCCCGTACCGCCCGCGACCGGCTCCGGCTGGTGTCGCTCGGCCGCCTCCACTGGGCGGGGCGCGCCACCGGGCGCTGAGACGCGCGCCACCGCACGCCCCTCCGAGGGTCGCTCCCGCCCGGCCGCGGTGGCGGACATCCGCCGCCGGGCTCACGGCAGGCGCGCCCTACTCGTCCCCGGCCGGACGCCCCTCCCCCGCCATGAAGCGCCACACGAGGCCGTGCCCCAGCACCACCAGCAGGATCAGCAGCACCGCCTCCGCCTGGATCGGCGCGAGACCGATCGATCCCGCGATCTCGGGCACCGTCCCCACCACCGCGATCAGGACGTAGATCAGCGCCGCCGCGCCCATGGTCGCGGCAAGGAACGGGGACGAGCCGCCCCTGCGCCCGTGGGCGAGGAGCCGGAGCGTGCACACACAGCCGATCACGGCGAGCAGGGCGAAGCTCGCACGCCAGAGCCCCGGGGTGGCATCTCCGCCGACCTGGGCGAACAGCCCCATCAGCGCCGGCAGCAGGAACGAGAGGTAGATCCCCCCGACGACGCGGCGCAGCGCCGGTCGGCGCATCCAGTCGTCGTGGCCCTGCACGACGTTCCACCAGAGGCCGACGAGCGTGAAGCAGGTGGCGGCGAACAGGGCGTAGAACGTGCTGACATCCATCCGGCCTCCTGCGACGGGGCGGCCACGCGGTGGCCGGGACCGCGCCGGGGTCCGCTCCCGGTACCACCGGAACCGGTTCCGCGGACGCGGACCGTCCGGTGACGCACCCCGCCCCGGCGTGGGCGAGCGTCCCATGCCCGCGAAGCCGTCCCGGAGCACCGACACTCCCCGGCCACCCGCCCGGGTGCGGGAGGGCGCCCCTCCGCCGCGCCCGCGACCGAGGACGGCGGCGGGTGGGGACGGCGGTTCGCGTGCGGAGCCCGCCCGGCCGGCCTCCGACCGGCAACCGCGGGTCAGCCGTGCGGGAGCGGCGCCTTCGCCAGCTGGCGGGACTGGGCGACCAGACGGTCCGCGCTGTCCCACACCTCGGCGTCCTCCTCCAGGAAGCCGCCCGCGAGATTGCGGGTGGTGATGGAGACGCGCAGCGGCCCCGGTGCCGGGCGGCAGCGGATGTGGGTGGTGAGCTCGACGGTCGGCG is a window encoding:
- a CDS encoding methionine synthase, giving the protein MSDVVWGPATGVGSLPGGDAREAAKTVTGSFEDFPHLPELPARGPGADMIGRTAGLLAELYAHVEPSGWRMSDRPGRDTRRARSWLGEDLDALEEFTQGYEGPLKVQAVGPWTLAAALELRNGEAALADPGACRDLADSLAEGLRGHLAEVRRRVPGARPVLQLDEPSLTAVLRGLVKTASGYRTHRAVDRQLAESTLREVVGAAGVPVVVHSCAPEVPFALLRRAGAAGISFDFALLTERDEESIGEAAEGGTKLFAGVVPSTDGPLSDPAGSVMGVRTLWRRLGLNPGTLAESVVVTPSCGLAGASPGYARAALAHSVRAARSLADNPE
- a CDS encoding TIGR00730 family Rossman fold protein — protein: MDICVFLSAADLDDRYTGPAREFAELLGKGGHTLVWGGSDVGLMKVVADGVHKAGGRLVGVSVEFLQDKARPVADEMLVARDLAERKALLLAKSDAVVIMVGGTGTLDEATEILELKKHGHTAKPVVLLNTAGFYDGLKQQFQRMDDEGFLPVPLTDLVFFAEDAVGALAYLEEGAGVR
- a CDS encoding putative bifunctional diguanylate cyclase/phosphodiesterase; the protein is MKPTESAAPVSRPRGFAGLAFVAGIASTLPFVVAGIALLTLATGLFGALREGHGLFPGGTEGWSLAVLTGIIVGHLVALGRDRWWGGTGSGAALTLAVLLLYGWVPAGMVSLAVVALVGAARRHRWRQGVLHGAVDILGIGAAALVLAAFGETPTVEHPWQPLQWGPDAIPEVVLAAAAYLAATRVLLWYALAPQSSGLPTVARTALLRQGLVAVALLGIAPLICVVATALPIVLPLFAVPLIALDSTLWIARARAEEQLRDPLTKLPNRQWLLERTWTALEEAEGVGARSALVLIDLDRFRSVNDTLGHLAGDRLLLQIAERLKLALPRGAEAARLGGDEFAVLLPTTDSTTSAQRVARHLVGQLSSPLDLDGLTLVLEASAGLAVFPDHALDAEGLLRRADVAMYQAKRDRTGVEVYESKRDSNTPDRLGLLGDLRRALDAGEVELHYQPKVRFDGHVAGLEALVRWVHPDRGRVPPDEFIAIAESSGLMPHLTEYVLESALGQVAEWRSQGLDVPVAVNVSPRDVHTPGFAGSVAARLARHGVPAGALQLEITEHVLLEDPQRAGDTLAALTGHGVKMSLDDFGTGYSSLVHLRRLPVSELKIDRSFVARLAFDAEDAEIVRCTVDLAHSLGLLVVAEGVEDDETWERLRDLGCDAVQGWLVAAAMPPQETTAWLLARGEHGWRRPVGELPAATPSEVDRPSGLVN
- a CDS encoding SDR family oxidoreductase, whose translation is MAGMATHLITGAGSGIGAAVARRLHERGDDLVLLARDAGRARELVRAYPGSRTLVGDLATPDRLSWAFSHQALPERVDSLLHIAGVVDLGRVAELTPKTWQSQLNVNLVSPAELTRLLLPQLRVSRGKVIFVNSGAGLNAHAEWAAYAASKHGLKALADALRHEEREHGVRVTSVYPGRTASPMQAKVHRQEGKEYDPSRWIDPESVATTILTALDLPRDADIHDLTVRPGR
- a CDS encoding N-acetylmuramoyl-L-alanine amidase, yielding MGGRKAQRGVGRRAVLIGGGAALVGAGVVAQDELRRLWWRLPGMEKKRVEGELDHAGAVWTAASRANWRRADRPDDYTIDRVVIHVVQGSYRTALRVFKDPGHGAAAHYVVGKDGRVAQMIRELDVAFHAGNRDVNERSIGIEHEGFVDRPEDFTDAMYASSARLTAGICARYGIPVDREHVIGHVEVPGTDHTDPGPHWDWDRYLPMVRQALAARPSPGATAAGTASGEV
- the mnmA gene encoding tRNA 2-thiouridine(34) synthase MnmA; the encoded protein is MTETRQRPLRVLAAMSGGVDSAVAAARAAEAGHDVTGVHLALSANPQSFRTGARGCCTIEDSRDARRAADVIGIPFYVWDLAERFREDVVEDFVAEYEAGRTPNPCLRCNEKIKFAALLDKALALGFDAVCTGHYATVVVREDGGRELHRAGDMAKDQSYVLGVLDERQLAHAMFPLGDTLTTKDEIRAEAERRGLAVARKPDSHDICFIADGDTQGFLAGRLGRAEGDIVDESGTKLGTHDGAYGFTIGQRKGLRIGHPAPDGKPRYVLDISPVSNTVTVGPAEALEVSALTAVKPRWCGTAPNGPGTYTAQLRAHGGETEVSAELVDGELRVAFTEPVRGVAPGQAIVLYDGTRVVGSATIASTTRRQSPVTA
- the ligA gene encoding NAD-dependent DNA ligase LigA, which codes for MAVEQQGPVPAEARDEHARLAEQIEEHRFRYYVKDQPVVSDAEFDRLMRSLEGLEEQYPELRTPDSPTQKVSVAYETEFTAVEHRERMLSLDNAFDEAELAAWADRVAKEVGTSAYHFLCELKVDGLAVNLTYEKGRLVRAATRGDGRTGEDITPNVRTIGDVPVRLKGDRVPDLVEIRGEVYFPMEAFEELNARRVAAGEQPYANPRNSASGSLRQKDPKVTATLPLHMVVHGIGAREGLEIGRLSEAYELLHEWGLPTARHYKVVGSLEEVREFITYYGEHRHSVEHEIDGVVVKLDEIPLQGRLGSTSRAPRWAIAWKYPPEEVNTKLVDIRVGVGRTGRVTPYAQVEPVTVAGSEVEFATLHNQDVVKAKGVLIGDTVVLRKAGDVIPEILGPVADLRDGTEREFVMPSECPECGTPLRPMKEGDVDLRCPNARSCPAQLRERLFYLAGRKSLDVEAFGYVAAAALTKPLEPAEPPLADEGDLFDLTVEQLLPIKAYVLDQDSGLPKRDPKTGEEKIVTVFANQQGEPKKNTLAMLENIAAAKERPLARILTGLSIRHVGPVAAEELAREFRSIERIEQASQEELAAVEGVGPTIAASVKQWFEEEWHREILRKWRAAGVRMEEEGSGEDEGPRPLEGLTVVVTGTLENHTRDGAKDALQSRGAKVTGSVSKKTSFVVVGDNPGSKYDKAMQLKVPVLDEDGFAVLLEQGPEAAREVAAPVEE